TGAGCCCCTGAGCACAGATGCCACCCACATCTGTGACACAGCAACGCTCCCCAGTGTCAAAACACCTCGATCAATGTTTTACACATCATTCCTCCATTTAATAGAAACGGCCTAGAAGGCAGGTGCTCTTCCAAGACCCAGGGACACCGGCATAGCCAGGGACAACACAGACCCAAGTCCCTGACCCTGGGGAGCGCACATTCAGAGGGAGAAGCAGACAACGGAGCAAATGAGGAAGATGGTGCGGGGCCTTGCTGGCTTCTGAGAAGGCAGCCCACTCCGAGCGGGGAGAAGCCGCTGGAGGGCTTGGCGCACAGCAGAAGCCTCTGGCCCTGGGTGGAAGGTGGACAGTGGGGGCCGAGGGTGGACACAGGGATAGGTTGGGAGGCTGTGGCAGCGATCCAGAGCGTGACTGGGACTGCCTCTGCGTGGTGGGAAGTATgagaggtttttattttcttctttgagctTTTCTGTAGTTTCTGAAGCTTGGATATTGACTATTACTTGTGAGCACATATAATTAAGTTTTTGAAAATCCCATCCACCTTTCAGGTTCCAACTCAAACGATCTCTCTCCTGGGAAGCTGCCTGGATTCCCAGTAGCCCTGACAGACACCCTCCTCTGTGactgccccaggcccagcccatcTGGAAGTAGAAGGGGCGGGTCTTTCTGCCCTAGCCAGCCTGGAAGCTCGTTCCTGAGGCCAGTGGCCTccctgggacacacacacagagccccacGAGTCCTTCAGGCCGTGGGACTCAGGCTCTGCTTTCCCCAAGTTCTGGCCCCACCTCCAGGATTGAAAATCACACCCTTTGTTCCTCTCAGCTTGGTCAATTCCCCCAAGTCCCTCACATACCAGGGAAGCCCTTAGAGACAAGAAATCCATTCAATGAGGGATCCCCAATAATGATGAAACCCCAGGGGTGCTCCGGAGGGGCCCTCCTAGGAGGCTGGGGAGCCAAGATGGATGGGACACACCAGCCAACACCTGTCTCGGGCTTCTTCCTTAGAACATGTGTatactggggtgggggtgaaagGTTCTATAATGTTAAGCCAAATTGGCAACATTTTGAGGAGAGGGCCCCAATTCGCAGCCCAGCACCCTGACCCTGAGGTCTGCGTGACACCCCAGCCAGGCGCTGGCCTTTCCTGCTCACTCAGAGCCCAGGAGAAGATGCTCCCAGACACAAGGCCCCACCATGGGCAGCTCTGGCTTCCTAGGCCTGGGCGGGGGCCCTGAAGCCCTCGCCTGCCCTCAGAGCCGTTGTTCCTGAgcctccagctgctgcccagcATCTAACCCCCAGCCAGGGTcagaaggaggaggcagcccTAGAGGGGACCCAAGTCTgggtggagggcaggaggagCGTGTACTGCAGATGACaggtggagggggagaggggcGCTAGCTCTCCTGGGCCTGGGTGTTCAGTCACAGGGGCCACTGCTGCTGGCAGCCCGCTCCCAGCCATTCCCCATCCTGAGGGCTGGGTCTGCCCTGGGGCCTAGTTCTCCCCTGGAAAAATCACCCAGCTCCTGCCAGCTCTCCCAGACAGCACCCTGGGCTGGCCCCTTCCTGCCCTTCGCCAGCACCTGCTTCTCCCCTGGGCCCTCCAGCTTCTGGATGGGCAGTTGGGGCACCAGTTGTGCCTCTTGGAGAACAAGGGCGGCTGCCTGGCTGCCGACCCCTCCTTGCTGCTCTCCCCACAGCCTTCTTGGAGACTCTCTTAGGACACAGACTCAGCTGCACCAATCCGGATCCTGCTTGTCCTCACCCTGGCTCTGAACTCCCCAGCAAGGCCCCAAAGCCTCAGTCAGCCCCACTGCTGTTCACCCCTTTACCCTCGCTCCCCTCCACATCCacaggccccctcctccctgcacacccccaacttcccttcccctctccactTTCAGCCACAAGACCCCAGGGGGCTGAGATCTGCTTGTCTTTTCACCTCAATTTCCTCAACCTGACTGGTCATGACCCCCCCAAATCAGTCTGACTTATCTCTCATCGAAGGTGAGTtgccacctcccccaggaagcccctCCCCAGCAGGGATTCCCTGTGCTCCCACTGCCCTTCCCCCCATTAGGGCACTGAGCACTTGGAGTTGTCACTGTTTGATGTCCTGCTGTCCTCGCTATGCTGCTATGGCTCCACACTGGGGAGGGAGTGACCCACCAGTGCACAAGGGGCTCGCTGTCCGCAGCTCCGAGGGGCTGCCCCATTCATCAGTCCCAGGTTCACATGGTCCCCGTGGTGTCAGATGCCCTCCTCACCCCAGTCTGAGCTGGGCACTTTTCACTCTCAGCCCCCTTTCCCCAGgaaggaaaacattaaaataccAGCACACACAGACTCTGCTCCTTACCACATCCCAGCTCAGGGATGTTGGGCAAGTCACCGCTCCTTTCTgagccttactttcctcatcAAAAAGTAGAATACCTCCTTCCTGGGATGCGTTTAAGGATCaagtgggaaaaaataataaactgcaCCCAGCCAATGTTTAGTAAACAGCAGGCATCCAATATAGAACAGTGCCCTTCTTGTTCCCAGATATGCTGCTGCAGCCCCAGAACGGAGGCTCATCTCACCACCAGGGGGCAGTGTTACCCACACCCAGCTCCCAGCTAACTTGGCTTTCTAGTGAGGGAGGCGTGTGGTTCCCTGAGTCCCCAGTGGGGCCCTCACTCTGCAGGCCATCAGTCCGCAGGGGCAGAAATTCCGGGTTGCAAGGCAGTGGGAGGGAGCCGTGCCCAGGTGCTAGGGGGGCTTGCCCAGGTCCTGGAGGGAAGgggcggtgctgggagggggcttGGGGAAAGTGCGCCAGGAGTGCACAGTGGTTAGAGCAGGTTTGGGAGCCAGACAGGCCGGGTTCAGAGCTGATCCTGCACCTCCTGACCTGACTTGGTGGGGAATGtaactcaatggtagagcacatgctgagcatgcatgaggtcctgggttcaatccccagtacctccactaaaaaaaaaaaaaaaaaaaagttgaccatCTTACTTGCCCATGGCAGGAGGTAGGAGTTTCTGCAGTGATTTAACTCCCCAGCCAGGATGTGTTTGTCTCTTTGCCAGAGACTGTGTCCCATCAGTTTGGCCCCACCTACAAACTCTCTCAGGCGAGCTGGAGTCGTGCCAGCTTGGACAGTGGTGGATGCCAGGAACCAGCAGCCAAGGGCCTTCATGAAGCAGTGAGCCCAGCTGGCCAGATTTCCCACTAATGATTAAAGCCACAGAACATCTTAGCATAAGAGTCTAAGAGAGACACACGATTCCCCGCAGGGGTTCACATTTGTGACTGGCCCTTCAGAACTCATGGGCCTTGACTGACAGTCAGTCCTTCAGAGCAAGTGAAGCCTCAGGAAGAGAAGGCCAACCTTACTGTGGGCCTCTCCCACCAGCACCCGGGCCAAGGGGAGAAGGACCCAGCATAGGAATGAGGCCAGAGCACGGGGAGGTGTCAACCTACCCCCACCTCACCACACCCCCACCAGGAGAGAAGCTACGGAGTCACACGCTGCCGCTCCGGGCCCTGCTCTAGGGGGATCTGGCAGTGGCTCCCAGGCCCGGCCATCACTCGGACTCACGGGGAGAGCTCCTTAAAGACGCCCAGGCTCCCCCTAGACCAGCTGCACCAGAATCTCCAGGGTGGCTCTGAGACATCCTTGTTTATTACTGCCCTGGATTCGGACGGTCATTAGGTTCAGAAACCTGAACCGAGTGTCCGCTCACATTTCCCATTCTGAGGGACGAGAAGGGGTGGTGGTTTTGATGCTGTTATTTAAGTGGAAGGATTTTCGATCAGTCTTGACAACCGATCTCTGAACAGTTCCAACTGGCCACTTTGCCAAGGAATCCAAGgggcacacgtgcacacacacccccccaaacacacacaggcCCACTGGGCCCAGGATCTCACGCTCAGCAGGTTGCCAGGTAACCAGGCTCTGAGGCCTATCACCACCTTGAAAGGGCGCCCAGTGCCCCAGGAACAGTCTTGTGGCCAGTGGTCTGGTGGCCGAGGTGGCTTGTGGCCGGTGGTCTGGCGGCCGAGGTGTCAATGGCTGGTCACAGGTGGCGGGCTGCTTCCCAGACGATCTGCAGGGCCATGGAGGCACAGGGGAGCTGAGCCAGGGTGTAGGCCAGGGAGCGGGTAGGTGCACGCAGCTTGCCCAGGTAGGCCACGGTGTGCACCATGCGGCCCAGGAAGACCACGAGGAAGTGCATCCGGGCGACGAAAGGGTCGGGCCCCAGGAAGGAGTAGACGAGGCCGAGGAACAGGAAGGGGTAGATGGTCTCCATGTCGTTCCGGTGGGCTCTGGGAAGGCAAGGGGTGTGGTCAGCCAGGCAGCAGCTTGGAGAGTGTCCAGGAAGCTGGGGCCCTCTGCCCCAAAGGGCCCCGCATCCCTGGGGATCATCTCAGGGTGCCAGCGTCATGTCCATCCTCAGGACAAAGAGATACCCAGAGGCAGAAGGGACAGTGACTCCAAGCTGGCACCTGTGAACAGCTGAGGAAGTGAAGCCTTGTTAATGGACTAGGAGCTGTGAAAGGCTTGTGGTTGGATTTTCTCACCAGCCCCGGGGCTCGCCAGGACCCGGCCCCTGCCACAGTCTCCCATCTTCCCCGCTGGCCTTGGATGTCAGGTGGGAAAAGTGGGGCTCAGCGGGGTTGAGtcaaggctggggtggggcctcAGTCCACCTCCGGCCCGTGCTCTTTACCACCAAGAGCTTCTCCGAGGCAGCCCTCCTTCCGaatgcaggttcctgggcccTCCCCAGTGGGACAGGCTAGAGCTTACGAGCATGTGTCTGAAGTCCCCGCCTGTTTTATTCTGCCCCTAAATATAAGTAAACCCCTACTCGTTTCAGAGATAATTATAACAAGAACATCTTCCACTCACGGGAGCCAGCCAATCGCTGAACTCAAGTGAAACTGTCTCATCCGTGCTAGCCTGCTTCttcctttgtttaaaattatcgtgtgtgggtatgtgtggtGGTGGAGGGGTGGCTGGGTATAACCCCGCCATCAAAAAATGACCAAGAAAGAAAACTCATCACTTCGTCTAAGAGCCGGTTCACATTTTCCATGACTCCTGCTAAATGGGCAGCTTcccctggggagggtggggacgaCGAGTCCCATAAATTAGAGGCTAAGCAAGTGACTGAAGCCATAGAGGGCATGCTGGAGGCGCAAATAAACTGGAACACAGTGCCCGGGCCATGACCTCCCCCAAGGATAGGCCGCACGTGTGAGACGTGGGGATGCTGCTGGAACTGAAGCCCATTCTCTGAGCCTTCCAGCTGGAGTGCATTTCACCAATGCTGTGCCAAcaggccaggcccagcccagcagcccctgTGTGGGGACATGCCGCAGagtcctcctcttccctcccagggCCATGGTATGTGGATGCTGAGGAATTGGTCTGGGCAGGGGGGTGGCCTGGAGCACTCAGCAACTCAGTGCTGAGGGTAGGGTGTCTGCCGAGTGACCTACACCGAGTGCAGGTGTAGTCAGAGAAGGAGACATCAGTGCTGAAGCCTGAATGAGGAGGGGCCATCTGCACAGGGGAAGAACTTTCCTGGGAGAGGGATTgacatgtgcaaaggtcctgaggtgggaatgAGCGTAGTGTGTTCAAGGCTCAGAAAAGTGACCCATGCAGCTGGAGTGTGGTATGCAagagggacagaggcaggacaAGAGGGGGAGAGGAGCCTTGTGAAGCAGGATAAGGGGTCTGGAATTCAAACTGTGTACAAAATCTCCCATAAACCCAGCAGGGCCTGGATCTTTCTTAGGTCAAACTCAGGACACATCAGTTGGTGTCTCCATCCCCATACTCTGGAGCCAACGTGtgacttccttttccttttctcccaaaTCTCGACCTTGGGACTCAGCCCCATTGAAAGCAAGcctgaggcagggcagggcaggtctCACCAGCTGAGAGAAATACTGCTGGATGCTGACGTCAGAAAGGCATGCCCTGGCCGGGTCCTGATCCCAGGGATGAAGAGGGGGAAACCGAAgaccagggccactccagtttcCCGATGGAGCAAGGTTCCTAGCTGGGAGTTACATGGGAAGAAATGGCAACTGGTCCTCTAAAGTCGCACCACCCTATGGAGATGCAGCTGTGTATGCCAACATCCTCCCATGTGCTATTAGACACCTTAGAAAACCTATTTTATGTTAAGTCAATATGTCCCAGAATGTGGTCTGCCCACCACAGGTGACTCATGAGATGGTGTCACCTGGGAGTAATCTCGTCATGTTATACATTTCTCAGAAAGTTTCAGGAAGAGCATAACTAGCATACGAAACCCATTCATTCAGACATTTTTCCTTAAAGTGTGTATTTACACTTTAAGAATGAGTCAGGTTTTAGAAAGCTGTTAGGAGGATCGCTGGCTAAACCCCAAAGCACAGGTGATGGAAAGAAGTCAGGGGACACAGGGCGGAGAGGAGGGGTAAGGATGGGAGATGacccagaggtggggaggggcagccccaCCTCCTGGCTCCAGACACCGGGACTAGAGGATTCAGAGGTCAccactgagggaggagaggtgtCTGGGAGCCGACAAAGCCCAGAAGCTCTGACTCTCAGCCCCGGGCTGCCCAATGCCCtctacccctcccctcccctccccgggtACATCTCAAACCACAGCCTGGCTCCCACGAAGCCACAAGTGGTGACAAGGACAGAGAGACATGGGGAAATCAGGGATGATGCAAGAAAACTCATTCCCCACTCTCCACCCCAGGATCTGAATCGAGAGGCATGGAGGGAGTCACGTACCAGAGATGCTTGGGCAAAACATGTCATTCCAATAATAACCCTCTTTTAAGGTGAAAGTCACTCAAAGCAAATTCTCACTAGACTGGACTTGCATGACCTCCCGTAGCATcaggcctgcccctccccctcaacAGACATTGCAACACCGCAGCCTTTTACCACATCAGGTGAGACAGCCACGTGGAGAGAGAGTCCCACagtcccccgccccccccccccgacaacCCTGGGGCCTCCAGGGCAGGGACAGCCGCCAGCAGCCACAccagctccctcctcttccctcggCCGTGCTCTCCATCCGTACAGGTGATTTCCTAGAATTCAGGTTTGCTACAACACAAAGGCTGCTGAGTTTTAAAGGCAggtagaaaacagagctaaattATGTTCATGCAGGGGAGCAGTGCCCGAGTCTGACGGCCTGGGCCGGGTGGCAGCTTCGCCGTCAGAGCTTTGTGGCGTTGGGAACCCCACCTGCTCCTCTGTAGGTACGAGCGCCGTCCTCGGAAGGCTGTGGAGCAGGGTGAGTTGGTCCCTCGAAGTGCTTAGAACACTGCCTGTCACCGAGTAGGTGCCCAATTTGCCTGCCATCTTCTTTGTCATTGTTACCACCATCAGCAGCCCTGTCCTGGACACGACTGTTAAAACTTACTTTCACCTCTTGGTTTTTCCAGTCTCCCAACCACCTTCAGACCCCCAGGCCAAATTAATAAAAACCATTTTATGGTGCCGGGTAAACTGTCAGGCTAGGGGCCTGCAGATCCACTGTGGTGATCCTTAGACCCAGGGCCTCGGGCACGTCTCTCTCCCTCGCTGGGTCTCTGTTCATTACCCACAAAATGAATGTGCTGCCTGGCGTCTAAGGGACTTGCTAGGGCTGAGATCTGGAGACCCAATCTCCTGACAAACCTCGTCCCTCAGATTGTCTGCACACTGCAAAGAGTCAGAAATATCCCAAAGCTTCAGTCAAGTCTTCCTTCCCCAGGACCACTCAGAGACCCCCCGCACCACAGCTGCATTCACACAAACTCAGAATTTGGCCAAAACACCCATTGCTGGGAGGCTCAGACAGGCATCAGAAAGCAGGCATCTGGATTTCATCATTTTCCTTGATACCTGGTTCCTGACTCCTCCCAGAGCAGGGCTCACATTTTCGATCCCAGCAGATGCTAATCTGCAAGGCAGAGTTATGCACAAGAACCAAGACCTACATGCCTTCCTGTTTGTGCAGAAGGCAGCCCTGGTTGCACTAAAAACTCCGGTCTAATATTTAACTCACTCTGCTTCCAGGGCATTTCCCATCAGGTTCCAGCCAGTTCTCCGGTAGCGGATGGCAGGATGTGTGACTCTATGCATTCTATACCCACGAGGTTCCATGATGTTAGGTGAAGTCAGAAGGAGGAGCCCCAGGGGCCCAGGCACCCCACGTCTGGCATGGTAAGTCCCAGTAAATACCAGTAGGTGGAAGGTCCCCAGTCAATACTCACTGAACAGATATAAAACATTACTAGATAAGAGGTACTCAAGAAGTGCTGAATTGAATTTCAGCCACTTGAGCATCAGCACTGTAGATGCTGGGCGATTTTGCTCCTCATCATGTCCGTCTCCACCGCCCAGGAGAGTCAAACCAACCAGGTGGCATGAGGGTCACCAGGATGGATTTGTGTATGGGTGAAGCTTTTGTTCACTAAAGTACAATTAGTGCTGAGCACAGTATcctgcacatagtaagtgctcattaaatgttgGATGGCTGGCTGGGTCGTCCTCATATGAAGGACCATATACTGTAGTTAtattaaaaagagtgaaatagcAAGGAATCTTACTTTCTACTTACCTGTTTCTGTAACTTCTAAAAAACTACAAGGATGTAtgttattttcaatagccaagaaaAACATACAGGAGAAACCCCACAGACTTGCTTATAATAAAAGAacttctctattatttttcacTACACTGTCCCACCCATTTCTGCCTGTGACTCATGGGAACATGATAAAAACTATGTGAGGGTTTGTCTCCATCTCACCCCTGTCCAGAAACCCATCCCTACCGCGCCCCATCCCCTGAGAGCGCCTCCTCCAGCCCATTGGTGTGAAACAGCAGAGAGGAAGCCGCCAAAATCCCCACCTTTGAGTGGCTACGTGAAATTAACATTTAGTCTCTGATGGAATTTTACGCAGCCCTTTTGGAAGAATCACTTTTTGAGTAGTTATTTACTGACACAGAAAGTGCTCATGAAACAgtgttaactgaaaaaaaaaaaatcagaacccCAAACTGGGTATACAATGCACACCTAGggttatgaaaaatatttagacATAGAAGACGAATAAGAGATGGAAATGTTAACTGAGATTAGTGTTGTGACTggttttcccctttctcctctatGTATCTTCAGCATTACCCAGATTGTAGGCAATGAGTGGCTCtgatttttataataagaaaaattgtttttgatTGACTGGGGGAGGCTAAGCATGTGAAAAGAGGTTCCACTTCACTcagaacaaaagaaatgcaaagtgaaGCTGAAATGTGATGTCAATTTTCACCCATCGTGTTGGCAGGGATCCGTCCAAAAGTGGCTACACTGAGTTGGCAGGTCATAGAGACACACCTCCCGCACCAGTTGTGGGAGTAGATCTGGAGACCACTGGACAGTATTTCTTACCATTTGATGGCATCCTGCAGTTTtgctcacacatacacacaaagtgaaatgaaagagGTTTTGATGAGTTCTGTTCATAACAGAAAAAGACCAAGAGCCTAAATGCCATCGGAGGGGAAGTGACTGGATAAGCTATCTTCGATCATCCATTCAAGAGACTAATGGCATAAATACTGTAGCATGGATGTAATTAATGAGGCCCCTCTATGGGCTGATACGAAACAATTTCTGTTGTTATGTAAAAAAAGGACAGTATAAATCAATGGATGAAGTGTAATTCTTTGGGGATAGGAAGGAAAAAGCACAGCGCGAGTGTCGTAAATGCAGAAAGTCTGCCTCTGGGAAGAGGCGCAAGACGCCAGTAACAGCGTTTACCCCTGGAGAGGGGATCTGGGCAGGACCTGGAGGTCAGAGGTGGCAGAGAGATTGAATTTTCACTGAATACCCTTTTCTACCTTTATAATCCTGAGCCAtgagcatgtattatttttccaCGATTAACTAGAAATCAAaccaatgaataaattaaaacagCCTAAAAGGATCAAGAAAGCAGAAGACCTTAGCCCCCTGGGTATCCTCCCAGTCCCTGGTGTTTGGAAGAGGGTCTGAAAGGTCGGGCCGCATCCAGGTAGAGGGAAAATGGTACTTGCCTGAGGCAGCGTTCCACATCCGGGTCGCTCCGGCAATACTGGAGGCCTCCGTGTCTCTGAGCATCCTCGGGGTTGGCAAAAGCCTGGAATACATCAGCTGAGAATTACTGTTTGTGAGACGGGTGGTCCGGTCAGCTAGGCCTGCGGCGGTGCAGCCGCACATGCGTCTGTTCACCAGCATCCATGAactcctgctgtgtgctgggcgcTGGGGACTCACCGTGAGCAGGACTGCTATGACTTAACGTCTGTGCCCCCGCAAACTTTCGATGTTGAgacctaatccccagtgtgatggtgttagATGAGCCTGTAGGAGGCGATTaagtcataagggtggagctCTCCTGAATGAGATTACTACTCTTTTGAGACCTCAGagagctctctctccccttctgctATGTGAGGAAACAGCAAGAccgccatctatgaaccaggaagtgggccctcaccagacacggactgtgccagtgccttgatcttggacttcctgagaaataaatttctgttctttataagccacccagtccctggtattttgttacacagcagcCTGGAGAGACCAAGAAAAAGGCCCTCCTATGCCTGCTCTTGTGAAGCTCAGTGCAATGAGCCTATGACCCAGAGAAGACCAGATGGCGAGCGttaagaaagagaagacagggTTAGCTTTGAAAAGATTCATAGGAGACCTGACCAAGTCTggaatcagagaaggcttcagtGACATTAAAGCTGAGGCTTGAAGGATGCATCAGCCTTAATCAGAAGGAGGGAGAGTTGTAGCATTCAAGGCataaggaacagcatgtgcaaaggcctcgGGGTCAGAAGATGAGCACGGATGAGGAATGAAAAACCCACATACCCACATGGCTGGAGCATAGACAGCAAGGGACTGAGTTCCAGGATGAAGGTGCAGGGGTCAGCTGGGGCCCTGGAGGTACCCTATGAATCTAGATTTTGAATTAAGAGCAATGAGAGGGCCTCAACAGGCCCCGGTAGGAAACCCAGCTCCACACAGACTAACTGCAGGTTTCTGAACTTccctgagtctcagcttcctcatctgtgaactcCGGATCAAATGGAGCTCATCTGCCACGtgaagagggtgggagaggactGGAGACACCCCAGCACATCGCCTGGAGCCAGGCGGGTGCTGGAGGAACTGTCAGTCTACAGCAGGGACTTGAGATCATACTTAGGTCATCGAAGGCCCTGCTTTACACATGACAGTCACACCCACTGCTCAGGCTCCTCTGTTCCCCGCTGGCATCCAGCCCCACCAACCACACAGCAAACCTGAATGTCTACAGCACGGTTTCTAAATTGCTCATTCAGTGGCAAATCCTGCTGCCTCTGATTTACAAGCCCTTGTGACATCTGTCCCCAAGCACTGGTTTGTCCTGCCTGGTGGGTCTGCCCCTGCCTCACCCCAGAGGTGAATGCCACCCGGGTGTGATGGCTCTCACAATCAGGATCCCTCACAGCCAGAACTCCTCTTTGCTGGCCCTTAAGTCACCAATTCTGATGGCTCTGTACAGAGTCCCTGTGCCTGGGACACCCTTCAAAAGGTCTAGGCACTCAGCGGCAGTGGTCTTGGGTGTCCGCAGTCCATGGGATTGCTCACCTCTGAGAACAACTTGAATACAAGTCACCCTGGTGAGAACCAGCTGTAGTGCGGGCGGGAAAAGGCCGAGCATCACAGGCTGGAGCACGGCCGGGCCGGCCGCTTGGTGGGGCAAGGGGCGGGTCCCGGGATGCACTCCCGCCAACAGATCTGGGGCCATGCATGTTTCTTCCAGCTGTTATTAAGTTCTGAGGACTGACGTTGGTGGGACATTGGCTTCTGCGCCAGGAGCTAAGGTCTCCAGGCACTGCGGTGACTATCCccagtttacaaatgaggaaatcaagCTCTCAGACTTGTCCAAGATCCCAAGGCTGCTGGGTGGAGGAGCCAGAGATGGCACCTCCCCTTCTCAGTGGAGCTCCCCAGTTCCTCCCAGGCTGACTGGCTGAATGCAGGGAGCAGAAATGAGAGGGAAATTCAGACAGTGGGGAGGACCTGCGACAGCCCGAGGGGGGCTTTCCTTCTGCCACTCCCTACTGACCAGGCAGGAAGGCACCCCAACGGGTTTGTCTCCTTCTCTAAtccacattaaaaagaaagttctggGCCCTGCACGGCCCTGGTGAGAACCCCGTCCCCCCATGGCAGGGCGTGAGCTCTGGAGCTGGGcacctggattcaaacccagctgtgtggccttcaCAAGTGACAtctcctctctgagcccaggttcctcacctggaaaacaaGCTGAATACGGTCcgcactccctgcccccaccccaaggccGTGGTGGGGATTAACCGCTCAGCTGCACGGAAGGAGTCAAAGGGTGGATGCGGCAGTCCCGCTGCGTGCCTGTATCCCGCATCCCAGCATGGGCCCAGGCAGGGCGAAGTCAGGATGCTCAAGGAGCCTCTGCTTGGGGAGTTATTTCATCTGGGGAgctgccctgcctgctccccagTGTCCACCCCCAACACTTCTGCCCCCAGATGCTGGGAGAAGCAGAGAGTGATGTCAGCCTCACCTTGTCTTTGAACTGGACAAAGGGTACAGTCGGAAACAACTCCTCTGCGATACCTGGAGGCTAATCTGCGGTACCTCCGGGCCTCTCAGTGCCTAACAGGACAGCCTGCGAGCTTGGCCAGCGATGTCTCTGCTAACAGTCACGCTGGAACCGGTTCTCCCGCCCACCCGCTCCCCCTGGCTTAGATCTGGgcctctttgttgttgttttggctCCAGAACTCGGATTGGCGGATTGGTGGGGGAAATTCCTCAACCGAGATCTCCGGTGGAGTCTGGCTGGGACCCGGCTTCTGGAGGCTGCCATGTAAGCAAACTCGCAGGCAGGTTGGGAATTTCCACTTCAAGAATTCCCGGCTCCTGTTTCACCGGTTCCCACTCCACCCAAATATCAGATCCCCTGTCCGGGAAGCCGCCAGGTCAGATGGAGGCTGAAGGCTGCCTCACGCCACCCTCTGGGACCTGCTGCTCCTTGAGACGCTGACAGAGCTCAGTGGATCTTGTGGAATCTCCCGGTACCAAGAACTTACCTGGTGCCACAGCAAGTAAGTAAATGCTCTTAAAACAGAGGACAAGGAGGTACGCGTCTCACTGAAACTGAGGACCACATTGGAGCCATCCCAAAGGACAGGATAGGCACTTAGTCCCCAGCATACTCACTCACAGGCTGGCCCTGAAAACTTCTTGGCCAAGTGTCCCATCCCCAACCTTACTGGCAGGACAAGTGAGCGCACGCAGGGCTGGGGTCCCCGAGGGCGGCACGTACCTTCTTCCGAAGCCTCACTTGGCCGGTGATGATGGCCACCACATACATCTTGATGACCAGCAGAGTGCTGCAGAGCAGGAAGGCCGGGAGCACCTGGCCGCTCCCCATCTCCAGGCTGGGGGGAGGCATCTTAGCAGTGGCAGCAGCCGCAGCTCCGGGAAAACAGAGGCAGCGAGCTCGGGCGCGTGGCTGTCtctgaaaggagggaggggcggggagagccGTGAAGGAGGCATGTCTGCACTCAGCTCCC
The nucleotide sequence above comes from Camelus dromedarius isolate mCamDro1 chromosome 10, mCamDro1.pat, whole genome shotgun sequence. Encoded proteins:
- the PTGES gene encoding prostaglandin E synthase, which produces MPPPSLEMGSGQVLPAFLLCSTLLVIKMYVVAIITGQVRLRKKAFANPEDAQRHGGLQYCRSDPDVERCLRAHRNDMETIYPFLFLGLVYSFLGPDPFVARMHFLVVFLGRMVHTVAYLGKLRAPTRSLAYTLAQLPCASMALQIVWEAARHL